The following proteins come from a genomic window of Paenibacillus sp. CAA11:
- a CDS encoding TerD family protein: MMMNTIFIRRANKLVVDPGQGGGRISRAYLATALKNIEQLGYTFSHALMHAVRTLSREQFEAMYGQLVSDLKVMVGAHVKYEPMYPDFPLQVMQEEDVDLYLNAIYHYLTLELPEQKAADRPPLPDRANLNLKVIDLGTEAEFRILIGRLIEAKGSISETDKNDIDAAIEACDPDLLHEILPSEIPFKENVGFVVGSLLKHGKANMALIGRYFNTATDVLRLAAAWSGGDVSLAEAVRFRKFKRPERRLLLGLLEQCYPITEDMLRYRGRWIRLGEILHPSEYGQRYKRCEEAFDILRNRKPLTTFNGSVELAFKYNNTWALMDLLAQRPGEFARRLDQLLRSTEDAEYVVLAFGEVADQVSTPVLLQVKEHFARRQEADDLRVFFPKGNVAKAFAIPNTLPKVDAAVCQSVVELCDEVLVRRFSALPSLGKTYIDTRLKRYLVPFSQRSASKALRTLARGSRLPMPEGDTIRFFSWWKEGMVDGKSTGRVDIDLSAVMYDANWQYVEHISYTNLRSSKYKAVHSGDIVAAPYGACEFIDLHLPSIVDYGGRYIVASLLSYTTQPYCDLPECFVGWMMRKKPGSGEIFEPSTVENKIDVTADTQIAIPVILDLVERTIIWTDLSLTRHPHYYNNVEGNQKGMVLMGKAMTALRKPDLYELFLLHAKARGELVETADQAESVFSVEQGVTPFDIEQILAEYLV, encoded by the coding sequence ATGATGATGAACACGATTTTTATAAGAAGAGCAAATAAGCTGGTTGTAGATCCAGGGCAGGGCGGTGGAAGGATCTCACGCGCTTATTTGGCTACAGCCCTAAAAAATATAGAGCAGCTTGGCTACACCTTCTCACACGCCTTGATGCATGCTGTCCGCACCTTATCCAGGGAACAGTTCGAGGCCATGTATGGACAGCTGGTATCTGATCTGAAGGTGATGGTAGGCGCTCATGTGAAGTATGAGCCGATGTATCCTGATTTCCCGCTGCAGGTGATGCAGGAAGAGGATGTAGACCTTTATTTGAATGCGATCTATCACTATCTCACGCTGGAGCTGCCTGAGCAGAAGGCGGCAGACAGACCTCCGTTGCCGGACCGGGCCAACCTCAACCTCAAAGTAATTGATCTGGGAACGGAGGCAGAGTTCCGTATCTTGATCGGGCGGCTTATCGAGGCTAAGGGCTCGATCTCAGAGACGGATAAGAATGATATTGATGCGGCCATCGAGGCTTGTGATCCGGATTTGCTTCATGAGATTCTCCCTTCAGAGATTCCGTTCAAGGAGAATGTGGGGTTCGTGGTGGGTTCATTATTGAAGCACGGTAAGGCCAATATGGCACTGATTGGGCGGTACTTCAACACCGCAACGGATGTGCTTCGTCTGGCTGCCGCCTGGTCGGGCGGCGATGTGAGCTTGGCTGAGGCGGTGCGCTTCCGCAAATTTAAGCGTCCGGAGAGACGGCTGCTGCTTGGACTCTTGGAGCAGTGCTATCCGATCACAGAAGATATGCTGAGATATAGGGGGCGCTGGATCAGGCTCGGTGAGATTCTGCATCCTTCTGAATACGGACAGCGGTATAAGCGCTGTGAGGAAGCCTTCGATATTCTGCGCAATCGTAAGCCGCTTACGACCTTTAATGGCAGCGTCGAGCTCGCCTTCAAGTACAACAATACCTGGGCCTTGATGGATTTGCTGGCACAGCGTCCGGGCGAATTTGCAAGGAGACTGGATCAGCTGCTGCGCTCGACTGAGGACGCAGAATATGTAGTGCTGGCATTTGGCGAGGTCGCGGACCAGGTATCGACGCCTGTGCTGCTGCAGGTGAAGGAGCATTTTGCCCGCCGACAGGAGGCGGATGATCTGAGGGTCTTTTTCCCTAAAGGCAATGTCGCCAAGGCGTTCGCCATTCCGAATACACTGCCAAAGGTCGATGCAGCGGTCTGCCAAAGTGTGGTGGAGCTTTGCGACGAAGTGCTGGTCCGGAGATTCTCGGCACTTCCCTCGCTAGGGAAGACTTACATCGATACCCGCTTGAAGCGTTACTTGGTTCCGTTCTCCCAGAGATCGGCAAGCAAGGCGCTGCGTACCCTTGCCCGGGGAAGCCGGCTGCCCATGCCGGAAGGGGATACCATCCGGTTCTTCAGCTGGTGGAAGGAAGGAATGGTTGACGGCAAGTCTACAGGACGGGTCGATATTGATCTGTCTGCCGTGATGTATGATGCGAACTGGCAGTATGTAGAGCATATTTCTTATACCAACTTGAGGTCCTCCAAGTACAAGGCCGTGCACAGTGGAGATATCGTAGCCGCTCCATATGGGGCGTGCGAGTTCATTGATCTGCATCTTCCTTCGATTGTTGACTACGGAGGCCGTTATATTGTGGCATCCCTTCTGTCCTACACCACTCAGCCATACTGCGATCTGCCGGAGTGCTTTGTGGGGTGGATGATGCGTAAGAAGCCCGGTTCCGGCGAGATCTTCGAGCCTTCGACCGTGGAGAATAAAATCGATGTTACTGCCGATACGCAGATTGCGATCCCCGTGATCCTTGATCTCGTGGAACGCACGATCATCTGGACAGACCTTTCTTTGACGAGACATCCTCACTATTACAATAATGTGGAGGGCAACCAGAAGGGGATGGTCTTAATGGGCAAGGCTATGACAGCCTTGCGGAAGCCGGATCTCTATGAGCTGTTCCTCCTTCATGCCAAGGCAAGAGGCGAGCTTGTAGAGACAGCGGATCAGGCAGAGTCTGTGTTCTCCGTGGAACAAGGAGTGACTCCCTTCGATATCGAGCAGATTT
- a CDS encoding SDR family oxidoreductase — MTDQIALITGASKGIGLEVARQLGQKGITVLVAARTKAAADEAAAKLRQEGIQASGVELEVTNAAHVTAAAEFIEDTYGRLDILVNNAGIWAEKSDYDGDVFRDTFEVNTFAPFFITETLLPLLLKSEAGRIVNQSSALGSIQFQLSNEQAQRIATPAYAASKAALNMLTAYWAQRAAGTNLKVNSVHPGLVRTRMGGERAELSAEEGAVTAVRLATLPADGPTGGFYYMDDQLPW; from the coding sequence ATGACAGACCAAATTGCTTTGATAACGGGTGCAAGTAAAGGCATCGGGCTTGAAGTGGCTAGACAATTGGGACAGAAAGGCATTACGGTGCTGGTGGCTGCGCGTACAAAGGCAGCGGCTGATGAAGCCGCAGCCAAGCTGCGGCAGGAAGGGATTCAGGCGAGCGGTGTAGAGCTTGAGGTGACGAACGCGGCGCATGTTACAGCAGCGGCTGAATTCATCGAGGATACCTATGGCCGATTGGATATTCTAGTTAACAATGCAGGGATTTGGGCCGAGAAATCCGACTATGATGGCGATGTTTTCAGAGACACGTTTGAGGTGAATACGTTCGCGCCCTTCTTCATTACAGAAACGCTACTGCCGCTGCTTCTGAAGAGTGAAGCGGGCAGAATTGTCAATCAGAGCAGCGCCCTGGGATCTATCCAGTTCCAGCTATCTAATGAGCAGGCTCAGCGAATTGCTACCCCGGCTTATGCTGCTTCCAAGGCGGCCTTAAATATGCTGACGGCCTACTGGGCGCAAAGAGCAGCAGGAACGAATCTGAAGGTAAATTCCGTACATCCCGGGCTTGTCCGAACCCGGATGGGAGGAGAACGGGCAGAACTGTCTGCCGAAGAAGGGGCGGTAACAGCGGTTCGCCTGGCGACCCTGCCTGCAGATGGCCCTACAGGCGGCTTTTATTACATGGATGACCAGCTTCCGTGGTAA
- a CDS encoding NAD(P)H-dependent oxidoreductase, which yields MKTLIIVAHPDLQSSRINRALAESMKGRPDTTVHVLYEVYPDKGIDITREQQLLDEHDRIIFQYPLYWYSTPPLLKQWFDEVLAYGWAYGPGGEHLQGKEIGIAISTAGTAASYQPGGFNLFTIRDIAKPMEALANYVSAHYLPPFAVHNANHITDEQIAESKAAYVQHLAAVRHVQTADLITINK from the coding sequence ATGAAAACTCTTATTATTGTGGCTCATCCTGATTTACAGAGCTCACGAATCAACCGGGCTTTGGCAGAAAGCATGAAGGGGCGGCCGGACACAACGGTACATGTGCTGTATGAGGTGTATCCGGACAAGGGAATAGATATCACCCGTGAGCAGCAGCTGTTGGATGAGCATGATCGCATTATTTTTCAATATCCGTTGTACTGGTACAGCACACCGCCTCTTCTCAAGCAGTGGTTCGACGAGGTGTTGGCCTACGGCTGGGCTTATGGACCCGGCGGGGAGCATTTGCAAGGCAAGGAGATCGGCATTGCGATCTCGACGGCAGGCACTGCGGCCTCCTATCAGCCCGGTGGCTTCAACCTGTTCACGATCCGGGATATTGCGAAGCCGATGGAGGCCCTTGCCAACTATGTAAGTGCACATTACCTTCCGCCCTTCGCCGTCCATAATGCGAACCACATTACAGATGAGCAAATCGCCGAGAGCAAAGCAGCATATGTTCAGCATTTAGCAGCTGTACGGCATGTTCAGACGGCCGATCTGATTACGATTAACAAATAA
- a CDS encoding TetR/AcrR family transcriptional regulator, translating into MARSKEFEENEVLDKAMKLFWEQGYEKTSMNELVEHMGIHRRSLYDTFTDKHTLFLKTIDRFGDRMNAKLAAGVKHSQTAAEALRFVFNFNINGEQGGPPGCMFINSAVELAARDEEVDAKATGSFTQLEELFTEIVVWGQESGEFTTEYEARELAEYLHSVSAGIRAMARTSVKKDKLERVVQLTLRMLDR; encoded by the coding sequence ATGGCCAGAAGCAAAGAATTTGAAGAGAACGAAGTACTGGATAAGGCCATGAAGCTGTTCTGGGAGCAAGGGTATGAGAAGACTTCAATGAATGAGCTTGTTGAGCATATGGGGATTCATCGGAGAAGCCTGTATGATACTTTTACCGATAAGCACACCTTGTTCCTCAAGACGATTGACCGATTCGGGGACCGGATGAACGCCAAACTAGCGGCAGGGGTTAAGCATTCCCAGACAGCTGCAGAAGCGCTACGGTTTGTTTTCAACTTCAATATCAACGGTGAACAGGGCGGTCCGCCCGGCTGTATGTTCATCAATTCAGCCGTTGAACTGGCGGCTCGGGATGAAGAGGTAGATGCCAAGGCTACAGGGTCCTTTACCCAGCTGGAAGAACTGTTCACAGAGATTGTAGTGTGGGGACAGGAAAGCGGCGAATTCACCACGGAGTACGAGGCCAGGGAGCTTGCGGAGTATCTCCACAGCGTCTCGGCAGGGATCAGGGCGATGGCTCGGACTTCAGTTAAGAAGGATAAGCTTGAGCGGGTTGTCCAATTAACGCTGCGTATGCTAGATAGATAA
- a CDS encoding LysR family transcriptional regulator has translation MNIKRVKYFIDLVECKNFTETARKNYVSQTTISQQIAALESEFGIQLIDRKQIPIEPTKAGWLFYGEAIVLWKQYNHMQSSIENFQKNNTQTLNIEYAGMTDLQSLLKLIPAFKENHPNIKLELNKVLLKDIAEYLQKRVYDVAIAFDSEFQGKEDISTYTLYSGRYCAVVSHQHPLYRQESISKDELYKYPLVMLNPTVIGSSYHLMIEHAIADGYQPNILRTADDIETELFYIMTEDLIGFFPDNYHLTHLREEIRLIPIEDSHHTFKIEAGFLKSNTNPALQSFLHQLRNSI, from the coding sequence ATGAATATTAAGCGGGTCAAATACTTTATTGATCTAGTAGAATGCAAAAATTTCACAGAGACCGCCAGAAAGAATTACGTATCGCAGACGACCATCAGCCAGCAAATTGCTGCACTCGAAAGTGAGTTCGGCATTCAGCTGATCGACAGAAAGCAAATTCCTATTGAGCCGACCAAAGCCGGCTGGCTGTTCTATGGTGAAGCCATTGTGCTTTGGAAGCAGTATAATCATATGCAATCGAGCATAGAGAATTTTCAGAAAAATAACACCCAAACCTTGAATATCGAATATGCCGGCATGACAGACCTTCAAAGCCTGCTCAAATTAATCCCTGCATTCAAAGAAAATCACCCAAATATCAAGCTCGAATTAAATAAAGTGCTGCTGAAGGATATCGCAGAATATCTTCAGAAAAGAGTCTATGATGTGGCCATCGCCTTCGACTCGGAGTTTCAAGGGAAGGAAGACATATCAACCTATACCCTATACAGTGGACGATACTGCGCGGTTGTAAGCCACCAGCATCCCCTCTATCGCCAAGAATCCATTTCCAAGGATGAATTATATAAATATCCGCTTGTTATGCTGAACCCTACGGTTATTGGCAGCTCCTATCATCTAATGATTGAGCATGCGATTGCTGATGGCTATCAGCCGAACATCCTCCGAACCGCGGACGATATCGAGACAGAGCTGTTCTATATCATGACAGAGGATTTGATCGGCTTTTTCCCGGATAACTATCATCTCACCCATCTGAGGGAAGAAATCCGGCTCATTCCGATCGAGGACTCACATCATACCTTTAAAATTGAAGCCGGTTTTTTGAAGAGCAATACCAATCCGGCCCTGCAATCCTTTCTTCATCAGCTGCGAAATTCGATTTAG
- a CDS encoding NAD(P)H-binding protein produces the protein MGKLLLTGVDGNLGQQAAKYLLELVDKDQIIFCAYDPASLKEYADQGIETHVTNFNSIDGLAEAFAKADKLALISMPFVGAKRQNAHKNVVDAAKQAGVKQIIYTSLVNAADESNPSVEKLDHVFTEEYIQSAQLDYIFLRNSQYAEAMITNYFTYVKGDGVLKNNQGDGKMAYISRKDCAKAVAYALASSDYHASILNINGPELMTIADFIEIGNKVTGNHVTYRAITDDENYAVFDAMGVPRTTDGKFKEGSEAPFSSEGMVTFGQAIRLGKMDNFTDDFKKLTGQDPLTVKYMFEHADDFQVGERHSKDN, from the coding sequence ATGGGTAAATTATTGTTAACAGGTGTAGACGGTAATCTGGGTCAGCAAGCGGCAAAATATTTGTTAGAACTCGTGGATAAAGACCAAATTATTTTCTGTGCCTATGATCCAGCATCCCTTAAAGAGTATGCAGACCAAGGAATTGAGACGCATGTGACCAATTTTAACTCGATAGACGGTCTTGCTGAAGCCTTTGCCAAGGCGGACAAGCTTGCTTTAATCTCCATGCCTTTTGTGGGTGCCAAGCGTCAAAATGCCCATAAAAACGTAGTAGATGCTGCCAAACAGGCCGGTGTTAAGCAGATCATCTATACTTCCCTGGTCAACGCTGCCGATGAATCCAATCCGAGCGTCGAGAAGCTCGACCATGTTTTTACGGAAGAGTATATCCAAAGTGCCCAATTAGACTATATTTTCCTTCGCAACTCCCAATACGCAGAAGCCATGATTACAAATTACTTCACCTATGTGAAGGGTGACGGCGTGTTAAAGAACAACCAAGGCGACGGGAAGATGGCCTATATCTCGCGGAAAGACTGCGCCAAGGCCGTTGCTTATGCCCTGGCATCGAGCGATTATCATGCATCCATCTTGAATATCAATGGTCCTGAACTCATGACGATTGCTGATTTTATTGAGATTGGCAACAAGGTTACGGGCAACCATGTCACCTACAGAGCGATTACGGATGATGAGAACTACGCCGTATTTGATGCGATGGGAGTTCCTAGAACAACAGACGGCAAGTTTAAGGAGGGCTCCGAGGCGCCTTTCTCCTCAGAGGGCATGGTTACATTCGGCCAAGCCATCCGTTTGGGCAAAATGGACAACTTCACCGATGACTTCAAGAAGCTGACGGGTCAAGATCCTCTGACCGTGAAATATATGTTTGAGCATGCCGATGATTTCCAAGTTGGCGAACGCCACTCCAAAGATAACTAA
- a CDS encoding AraC family transcriptional regulator produces the protein MYEWNELVQHMVDWVEANLFETASLLKMSDQLGYSPYYCSRQFNELTGVTLREYIWTRKISRAALELRDTDDRVLDIAVKYGFSSQEAFTRAFVKAFKVTPAAYRRAPRPIPLAIRQEVFSPYHYWIKERGKMDRMKLQPAEVKVEFIPAHKFIGIWDLGSQNYGSFWNNGHDCDEISGTLESMSNLALPGQLGQTAGWFYQDGQKGYLYGIPVAPDYNGPIPEGMECREIPESEYLVFFHPPFDYLKDNGAVMRTVEDLAWGFSPETMGYAWDEETKQDYQRHFPEGYGYAVLRPVKKL, from the coding sequence ATGTACGAATGGAATGAACTGGTGCAGCATATGGTCGACTGGGTGGAAGCCAATCTGTTCGAAACCGCGTCTCTGCTGAAAATGTCCGATCAGCTAGGCTACTCGCCCTACTATTGCTCTAGACAATTTAACGAGCTGACGGGGGTGACCCTGCGGGAATACATCTGGACGCGAAAGATCAGCCGTGCTGCCTTGGAGCTCCGCGACACGGATGATCGCGTGTTGGACATTGCCGTGAAGTACGGTTTCTCATCACAGGAGGCTTTTACAAGAGCCTTTGTGAAGGCCTTCAAGGTTACCCCGGCAGCTTACCGAAGAGCACCCCGGCCTATTCCACTAGCCATTCGGCAGGAAGTGTTCTCGCCTTATCACTACTGGATCAAGGAGCGTGGTAAGATGGACAGAATGAAATTGCAGCCCGCAGAGGTCAAGGTGGAGTTCATTCCAGCACATAAATTCATCGGCATTTGGGATTTAGGCTCTCAAAACTACGGAAGCTTCTGGAACAATGGGCATGATTGCGATGAGATCAGCGGAACTCTGGAGAGCATGTCCAACCTGGCACTCCCCGGTCAATTGGGGCAGACTGCCGGATGGTTCTATCAGGACGGGCAAAAGGGATACTTGTACGGAATCCCCGTGGCCCCTGATTATAATGGACCTATTCCGGAAGGAATGGAGTGCCGGGAGATCCCGGAATCCGAGTACCTGGTGTTTTTCCATCCTCCCTTTGATTATCTCAAGGATAATGGTGCTGTCATGAGAACGGTGGAGGATTTAGCCTGGGGCTTCTCCCCTGAGACGATGGGGTACGCCTGGGATGAGGAGACCAAGCAGGACTATCAGCGGCATTTCCCTGAAGGATATGGCTATGCCGTGCTGCGTCCGGTGAAAAAGCTATAA
- a CDS encoding oxalate decarboxylase family bicupin, with protein sequence MVEKRPYNYNQAAYGDIPQPIRKDGAGWWDLGPRDMIRDRENPDLLVPPPTDAGMIPNLKFSFSDAHMQLNHGGWSREVTVRELPTATTLAGVNMALTPGGVRELHWHQQAEWSIMLVGKARITAVDQNGRNFIADVGVGDLWYFPPGVPHSIQGLEEGCEFLLVFDDGSFSDLNTLSISDWFAHTPKDVLAANFGVPEGAFAHIPLEQRYIFQADVPGPLESQQVPDPYGTVPRTFSHRLFAQKPIVTPGGTVRIVDSTNFPISTQIAAALVEIKPGGMREMHWHPNNDEWQYYLSGMGRMTVFAANGTARTFDYRAGDVGYVPFAYGHYIQNTGDQSLWFLEMFKSDRFEDVSLNQWMALTPHQLVQDNLQVGAEVMNALRKEKWPVVRYSGMPPYCP encoded by the coding sequence ATGGTGGAGAAGAGGCCGTATAATTATAATCAAGCTGCATATGGAGATATACCGCAACCCATCAGGAAGGATGGTGCTGGATGGTGGGACCTGGGCCCGCGTGACATGATCAGAGATCGTGAGAACCCGGATTTACTGGTTCCTCCCCCTACGGATGCGGGGATGATCCCCAACTTGAAGTTCTCATTCTCCGATGCTCATATGCAGCTGAATCATGGCGGCTGGTCGCGGGAGGTTACCGTTAGAGAGCTTCCTACGGCAACTACGCTGGCCGGGGTGAACATGGCGCTTACGCCTGGGGGAGTACGTGAGCTGCATTGGCACCAGCAAGCGGAATGGTCCATCATGCTTGTGGGTAAGGCGCGGATTACGGCTGTTGACCAGAATGGACGGAACTTTATAGCCGATGTTGGCGTTGGCGATCTGTGGTATTTTCCTCCTGGTGTCCCACATTCGATTCAGGGCTTGGAAGAGGGCTGCGAATTTTTGCTTGTTTTTGATGATGGCAGCTTCTCAGACCTTAATACTCTATCTATCTCTGACTGGTTCGCACATACGCCGAAGGATGTATTAGCGGCCAACTTTGGTGTGCCTGAAGGGGCATTTGCTCATATTCCTTTAGAGCAGCGGTATATATTTCAGGCAGATGTGCCTGGTCCGCTTGAGAGCCAGCAAGTCCCGGACCCCTATGGTACGGTACCGAGAACCTTCTCCCACCGGCTGTTCGCCCAGAAGCCGATCGTCACTCCGGGCGGGACGGTGCGGATCGTTGATTCTACGAACTTCCCTATTTCAACCCAGATCGCTGCTGCCTTGGTTGAGATCAAGCCGGGCGGAATGAGAGAAATGCACTGGCATCCCAACAATGATGAGTGGCAGTATTACCTCTCCGGGATGGGGCGCATGACGGTGTTTGCAGCGAACGGTACGGCCCGGACCTTTGATTATCGTGCCGGGGACGTGGGTTATGTCCCGTTTGCTTACGGACATTACATTCAGAACACAGGCGACCAAAGCTTGTGGTTTCTGGAGATGTTTAAGAGCGACCGCTTCGAAGATGTATCCCTGAATCAATGGATGGCGCTCACGCCCCATCAATTAGTACAGGATAATCTTCAAGTAGGGGCGGAAGTTATGAACGCTCTGCGGAAGGAGAAGTGGCCGGTTGTAAGGTATTCAGGGATGCCCCCTTACTGTCCTTGA
- a CDS encoding methyl-accepting chemotaxis protein, whose translation MNKQAVTDELVVRALEKNLAMIRFDIDRRVAYVNGVFADTMGYSIEDIMRMKHEDFCFDSFVSSPVYEQFWQALLSGHSFQDKIERKNVRGESVWLEATYMPIFNEQETEVIGVSKIATDITERQFGLSTVVKELGATSQGLNRRAEEGISQSQKLLLSVDRIVEVSENNTHTLKELQEQAKSIQGIVQTIRDIASQTHLLALNAAIEAAHAGPYGRGFDVVASEVRKLSNEVSESIMKVQNTINGITKEITEISDGVSRVQSSVEEGQQQIRVTIEDFNSIADFAQKLEEQAQNVALNI comes from the coding sequence ATGAATAAACAAGCGGTTACAGACGAATTGGTCGTTAGGGCGCTGGAGAAGAATTTGGCTATGATTCGTTTTGATATTGATCGAAGAGTTGCTTATGTAAATGGGGTATTTGCGGATACAATGGGTTATTCCATTGAGGATATTATGAGAATGAAGCATGAGGACTTCTGCTTCGACTCCTTTGTGAGCTCGCCGGTTTATGAGCAGTTCTGGCAGGCACTCCTGTCAGGGCACAGCTTTCAGGATAAGATAGAGCGGAAGAATGTCCGCGGTGAATCGGTGTGGCTGGAGGCCACTTATATGCCGATATTTAATGAGCAGGAGACTGAGGTCATTGGTGTGTCCAAAATTGCAACCGATATTACCGAACGCCAATTCGGTCTAAGTACAGTGGTCAAAGAGCTGGGGGCCACCTCCCAAGGACTAAACCGCCGGGCAGAAGAGGGAATCAGCCAAAGCCAGAAGCTGCTGCTTAGTGTCGACCGGATTGTTGAGGTCTCGGAGAATAATACGCATACCCTTAAGGAGCTGCAGGAACAGGCGAAGTCGATCCAAGGGATTGTGCAGACGATTCGTGATATTGCATCCCAGACTCATCTGCTGGCTTTGAATGCAGCTATCGAGGCAGCACATGCGGGCCCATATGGCAGAGGGTTCGATGTAGTCGCTTCGGAAGTGCGTAAGTTGTCCAACGAGGTGTCGGAGTCCATCATGAAGGTTCAGAATACTATTAATGGCATTACTAAGGAGATTACCGAGATTTCAGACGGTGTCAGCCGTGTTCAGTCTTCTGTTGAGGAGGGCCAGCAGCAGATCCGTGTGACTATAGAGGACTTTAACAGCATTGCTGACTTTGCCCAGAAGCTGGAGGAGCAGGCCCAAAACGTAGCATTAAATATTTGA
- a CDS encoding type 1 glutamine amidotransferase family protein encodes MHTRKVYLYVFDTMADWETGYLIAELNSGRYFKPGIAPLEVVAIGVDRSPVTTMGGLSILPSLSLEECTLKSTDVLILPGGETWLEAVHEPMLTKAAAALNSGTVVAAICGATMGLAKVGLLDARRHTSNNLEYLKMVCPHYIGEKYYEEEPAVTDGNLITASGIAPLQFAMHVMKELDVFAPQTLQAWFNLYQTHEPTYFFELMNSIGSK; translated from the coding sequence ATGCATACGAGAAAAGTGTACCTTTATGTGTTTGATACGATGGCAGACTGGGAGACCGGTTATTTAATCGCGGAGCTGAATTCGGGGAGGTATTTCAAGCCAGGCATAGCGCCCTTAGAAGTGGTTGCAATAGGCGTCGATAGAAGTCCTGTTACGACTATGGGAGGATTGAGCATACTGCCTAGTCTTTCTTTGGAGGAGTGTACGCTTAAAAGTACAGATGTCTTAATTCTTCCAGGGGGAGAAACTTGGTTGGAAGCCGTTCACGAGCCTATGCTGACAAAAGCCGCAGCAGCTTTAAATAGTGGCACAGTGGTTGCGGCGATTTGTGGTGCAACAATGGGACTTGCCAAGGTCGGGTTGCTAGACGCAAGAAGGCATACCAGCAACAATCTGGAATACCTGAAGATGGTCTGTCCCCATTACATAGGCGAAAAATATTATGAGGAGGAGCCAGCAGTAACGGACGGGAATTTAATTACTGCATCCGGCATAGCCCCGCTACAATTTGCGATGCATGTAATGAAGGAGCTGGATGTATTTGCCCCGCAAACCTTGCAAGCATGGTTCAATCTTTATCAGACCCATGAGCCAACATATTTCTTTGAGTTGATGAATTCTATCGGATCGAAGTAG
- a CDS encoding helix-turn-helix transcriptional regulator, whose amino-acid sequence MSKMDNMMAILWMLHSGRKVTAKQISEKLEMNIRTVYRYMDALSASGVPIISDTGHHGGYTLLNHFIESPLVFDVEEQTALLHAAIFAEEAGYYSGEALHRATSKLRMYSNQEQERRISQHLEGLEVISPSGNPSVEPLLKKLQQSIVDELSVEIEYRASRDEQTRRRLVDPYGLVHWNHNWYVIGWCHLRKEIRNFRVERINYIIQTEITFLRPKSFSAGEFLRKGLLPEAKDQRALISLVVAGKASALDDLCQHWFLGHHFNERTSGKVTFLMEEEALHRYVPYLLLPYGKSVQVIEPISLKQKLIEVLYELIDFYQA is encoded by the coding sequence ATGTCTAAAATGGATAATATGATGGCAATTCTATGGATGCTGCATTCGGGCAGGAAAGTTACTGCAAAGCAAATTTCTGAAAAGCTAGAGATGAATATAAGGACGGTTTACCGTTATATGGACGCCCTTTCTGCCAGTGGTGTGCCGATCATATCGGACACAGGTCATCATGGTGGGTACACCCTGCTGAATCACTTTATTGAAAGTCCTCTTGTTTTTGATGTGGAGGAGCAAACCGCCTTGCTTCACGCTGCTATTTTTGCAGAAGAAGCTGGATACTATTCCGGGGAAGCATTACACAGAGCAACATCAAAGCTAAGGATGTACTCAAATCAAGAGCAGGAGAGAAGGATCAGTCAGCATTTAGAAGGGCTTGAAGTGATTAGCCCAAGCGGAAACCCATCTGTGGAGCCTCTACTTAAGAAGCTGCAGCAGAGTATAGTAGACGAATTGTCTGTAGAGATTGAATACCGTGCAAGTCGTGATGAGCAAACTAGGCGCAGGCTTGTTGATCCTTATGGATTGGTTCATTGGAATCATAACTGGTACGTCATTGGATGGTGTCATTTAAGGAAGGAAATCCGCAATTTTAGAGTGGAACGGATTAACTATATTATTCAGACAGAGATAACCTTTCTTCGTCCAAAGTCCTTTTCGGCGGGTGAGTTTCTTAGGAAAGGCCTGCTTCCAGAAGCAAAGGATCAGCGAGCACTTATCTCTTTGGTTGTAGCTGGTAAGGCAAGTGCACTGGATGACCTGTGCCAGCATTGGTTTCTAGGGCATCATTTCAATGAGCGGACTTCTGGGAAGGTGACATTTCTAATGGAAGAAGAGGCCCTTCATAGGTATGTGCCGTATCTGCTATTACCCTATGGCAAATCGGTTCAAGTCATTGAACCTATAAGCTTGAAGCAGAAACTAATTGAAGTTCTATATGAGTTAATAGATTTTTATCAAGCTTAG